The Pelodiscus sinensis isolate JC-2024 chromosome 30, ASM4963464v1, whole genome shotgun sequence genome has a window encoding:
- the LOC102445676 gene encoding putative olfactory receptor 10D4: MALGNHTMVTHFILLGIPNTDGLQTILFFTFLAFYLCTLLGNLLILSAVLGDPRLHTPMYFFLCNLAVVDLGFSSVSIPKLLANLWAKNRIISMGGCMSQVFFYHFLASTECLLYTVMAYDRYVAICHPLRYLLIMNRRVCVLLAAGAWITSSFHATILASLTFTLPYCGSNVIDYFFCDIFPVAKLACGDTHIIETVTFTNTGLVPMTCFSLILASYIRIVYSVVKMNSAEGRRKAASTCASHLVVVTLFFGPCAVIYTQPQLSKVMVTAVELFGYIVTPLLNPVIYTLRNKEVKDALRKLRGGLTPAR; the protein is encoded by the coding sequence ATGGCGCTGGGCAACCACACGATGGTGACTCATTTCATCCTCCTCGGGATCCCCAACACCGACGGCCTCCAGACCATCCTCTTCTTCACCTTCTTAGCCTTCTACCTCTGCACCCTGCTGGGCAACCTGCTCATCCTCTCAGCCGTCCTTGGcgacccccgcctgcacacccccatgtacttcttcctctgcAACCTCGCTGTCGTGGACCTTGGATTCTCTTCTGTCAGCATCCCCAAATTGCTCGCCAACCTCTGGGCCAAGAACAGAATCATCTCAATGGGAGGGTGCATGTCCCAGGTCTTTTTTTACCACTTCCTGGCCAGCACCGAGTGCCTGCTCTACACGgtcatggcctacgaccggtacgtggccatctgccacccactGCGCTACCTGCTCATCATGAACCGCAGGGTGTGCGTCCTCCTGGCTGCAGGtgcctggatcaccagctccttcCACGCCACCATCCTCGCCAGCCTGACCTTCACGCTGCCCTACTGCGGGTCCAACGTGATAGACTATTTCTTCTGTGACATCTTCCCTGTGGCCAAGCTGGCCTGTGGGGACACGCACATCATTGAGACCGTGACCTTCACCAACACTGGTTTGGTGCCCATGACCTGCTTCTCTCTCATCCTCGCCTCCTACATCCGCATCGTTTACTCCGTCGTGAAGATGAACTCAGCTGAAGGGCGGCGCAAAGCGGCTTCCACTTGTGCCTCCCATCTGGTGGTGGTGACGCTGTTCTTTGGGCCCTGTGCCGTGATCTacacccagccccagctgagcAAAGTGATGGTGACGGCTGTGGAGCTCTTTGGCTACATAGTGACACCCTTGCTGAACCCGGTCATCTACACCCTGCGCAACAAGGAGGTGAAAGATGCtctgagaaaactgagagggggcCTGACGCCTGCGCGTTGA